In Candidatus Cloacimonadota bacterium, a single genomic region encodes these proteins:
- the ispF gene encoding 2-C-methyl-D-erythritol 2,4-cyclodiphosphate synthase: MRIGFGYDVHRLIEGRKLILGGVHIPHHTGLLGHSDADVLIHSICDGLLGALAMGDIGQHFADSDPTFKDIDSRILLKKCYDMVLAKNYQIANLDCTICAAAPKLSPYTAQMQENIAKVLDCDPDQVSIKATTEEGLGISGCGEGMSATAVILIMPIK, translated from the coding sequence ATGCGCATTGGTTTTGGTTATGACGTGCACCGCCTAATTGAAGGGCGTAAACTCATTTTAGGGGGAGTGCATATTCCCCATCATACTGGGCTTCTGGGACATTCTGATGCAGATGTTTTAATTCACAGCATTTGCGATGGACTCTTAGGGGCATTAGCCATGGGCGATATCGGTCAGCATTTTGCCGATAGCGACCCCACATTTAAGGATATAGATTCCAGAATTCTACTAAAAAAATGCTATGATATGGTTCTGGCAAAGAATTATCAGATCGCCAATTTGGATTGCACAATTTGTGCTGCTGCCCCTAAACTAAGTCCATACACAGCCCAAATGCAAGAAAACATTGCCAAGGTTCTGGATTGTGATCCTGACCAAGTATCCATAAAAGCCACAACCGAAGAAGGGCTCGGCATCTCTGGTTGCGGAGAAGGAATGAGTGCTACTGCCGTAATCCTGATCATGCCAATAAAATGA